The following coding sequences lie in one Candidatus Binatia bacterium genomic window:
- a CDS encoding class I SAM-dependent methyltransferase, whose product MRLSAYLPEGIPGLIAVWYSLVPGNLGRPAQRRLAGATHEALPPGAGVVVDLGCGPGWLAIELARMRPALRVVAIDLSPTMVRIARHHARRQNNVDVRCESGAAMSLDDGAADMLVSAESMHHWREPVRVLDEIHRVLRPGGRAWIFDGRNDFSPDDVRGFTLFGDRRPPGFVLGIMRGILGIHGFSNTQWETYVPDAVRQSRFGEANIAPFGIYRRVELAKPA is encoded by the coding sequence ATGCGACTGAGCGCGTACCTGCCGGAAGGCATTCCCGGTCTGATTGCCGTCTGGTACAGCCTCGTGCCCGGCAATCTGGGTCGTCCCGCGCAGCGCCGCCTGGCGGGCGCGACGCACGAAGCCCTGCCACCGGGGGCCGGTGTGGTCGTCGATCTGGGCTGCGGACCCGGCTGGTTGGCGATCGAGCTTGCCCGCATGCGGCCCGCGCTCCGCGTGGTCGCCATCGACCTCTCGCCCACGATGGTGCGCATCGCCCGGCACCACGCGCGCCGTCAGAACAACGTCGACGTGCGCTGCGAGAGCGGCGCGGCAATGTCGTTGGACGACGGCGCGGCCGATATGCTGGTGTCGGCCGAGTCGATGCACCACTGGCGCGAGCCGGTGCGAGTTCTCGACGAGATCCATCGCGTGCTCCGGCCGGGAGGGCGCGCGTGGATCTTCGACGGCCGCAACGATTTCTCCCCGGACGACGTCAGAGGGTTCACCCTTTTCGGCGATCGCCGCCCACCCGGCTTCGTCCTGGGGATCATGCGCGGGATCCTCGGCATTCACGGGTTCTCGAATACGCAGTGGGAGACCTACGTGCCGGACGCCGTCAGACAGTCTCGCTTCGGGGAGGCAAACATCGCCCCGTTCGGCATCTACCGGCGGGTGGAGCTGGCCAAGCCTGCGTGA
- the menE gene encoding o-succinylbenzoate--CoA ligase, whose translation MTIGTPSWLERAAVLRPSHVALLAGDRRVTFADAAEAVRQRAGQLVRLGVRPGDHVGILLPVGIDFVTILHAVTRVGAVAVPLGPRATATEVATQLAAARCAWLCYDARGAGADVVTAAPVPAVGVTEGRPGDPVLDRLDPEPDLPDSGVDPGAAHGIVFTSGSSGTPRGAVLTAGNHYWNASASALLLGVRADDRWLACLPLHHVGGLAILMRSVLAATTVVLHDRFDAERVNRAIDTEGVTMVSVVANMLHRMLEARGPRPYPPSLRCVLVGGGPVPEALLVRAIEHGVPAAPTYGLTEAASQVATLLPALLPVKRGSVGLPLLPTQVRIVVGERTALPEEVGEIRLTGPTLTPGYVNAALDLDESGWLRTRDLGWCDSNGFLHIVGRADDTIVSGGENVHPREVESALESHPAVAEACVFGMPDAEWGERITAWVQPRAGAVVTAAELTAHVRQRIAGFKVPRRIRVVADLPRSPAGKPLRREARRTESAS comes from the coding sequence ATGACGATCGGAACCCCGTCCTGGCTCGAACGCGCGGCGGTGCTGCGGCCGTCGCACGTGGCGCTGCTTGCCGGCGATCGCAGGGTGACGTTCGCGGACGCCGCCGAGGCCGTGCGCCAGCGGGCAGGGCAGTTGGTGCGGCTGGGAGTGCGCCCCGGCGATCATGTCGGGATCCTCTTGCCGGTCGGTATCGACTTCGTCACGATCCTGCACGCCGTGACGCGCGTCGGGGCGGTGGCGGTGCCGCTCGGCCCGCGCGCCACCGCCACCGAGGTGGCGACCCAGCTCGCGGCCGCCCGCTGCGCGTGGCTGTGTTACGATGCTCGCGGCGCCGGTGCAGATGTCGTGACCGCGGCGCCGGTACCGGCGGTTGGCGTGACCGAGGGGCGTCCCGGAGATCCGGTCCTCGATCGCCTCGACCCGGAGCCGGACTTGCCCGACTCGGGGGTCGACCCTGGCGCGGCGCACGGTATTGTCTTCACGTCCGGCAGCAGCGGGACGCCGCGGGGCGCCGTATTGACCGCCGGCAATCACTACTGGAATGCGTCGGCTTCCGCTCTCCTGCTGGGCGTGCGAGCCGACGACCGTTGGTTAGCGTGCCTGCCGCTGCACCATGTCGGGGGGTTGGCGATCTTGATGCGCAGCGTGCTCGCGGCAACGACGGTCGTGCTGCACGACCGCTTCGATGCGGAGCGCGTCAACCGCGCCATCGATACCGAGGGGGTGACGATGGTGTCGGTGGTGGCGAACATGCTGCACCGGATGCTGGAGGCGCGCGGTCCGCGTCCGTATCCGCCATCGCTCCGGTGCGTGCTGGTGGGGGGCGGGCCGGTACCGGAGGCGCTGCTGGTGCGCGCGATCGAGCATGGAGTGCCGGCAGCGCCCACGTACGGGCTGACGGAAGCCGCGTCGCAGGTGGCGACGTTGTTACCGGCGCTGCTCCCGGTGAAACGAGGCAGTGTGGGTCTGCCGCTCCTGCCCACACAGGTACGGATCGTGGTGGGCGAACGTACGGCGCTGCCCGAAGAGGTTGGCGAGATCAGACTGACCGGGCCAACGCTGACCCCGGGATACGTAAACGCCGCGCTCGACCTCGACGAGTCGGGCTGGTTGCGCACGCGAGATCTGGGTTGGTGCGACAGCAATGGATTTCTACACATCGTCGGGCGTGCCGACGACACGATCGTTTCCGGGGGCGAGAACGTGCATCCGCGCGAGGTCGAGAGTGCGCTGGAGTCGCACCCGGCGGTCGCCGAGGCGTGCGTATTCGGAATGCCGGATGCCGAGTGGGGTGAACGCATTACGGCGTGGGTGCAACCGCGCGCCGGGGCCGTGGTGACGGCGGCGGAGCTGACGGCGCACGTGCGTCAGCGGATAGCGGGGTTCAAGGTGCCGCGGCGGATTCGTGTCGTGGCCGACCTGCCGCGGTCGCCGGCGGGCAAACCGCTACGGCGCGAAGCCCGGCGCACGGAATCGGCGTCGTAG
- a CDS encoding mandelate racemase/muconate lactonizing enzyme family protein — protein MKIVGADATPFAIPFRAPLLVSGRSVGAYTGVLVRVRDTDGRRGCGEVALAAQMQSGAISRAADTARARLRRAGESTLTALVAALGEPEGEPLRAGFEAALYDLAARIEGKPLAALLGPVRRHRVPVNALLDRTDPAEAAERARALVAHGYGCIKLKLTPAELDGDTARLAAIRAAVGRTVALRLDANAGWTVPQAIRTLPRLGALGVEYVEQPVPDIEGLAAVRAAVGVALAADESVSGVDAVDRIGRLGAAEIVVIKPGRLGLGASTAIAAAARRHGLEVVVTSVLDTSVGIATALHFACTLSGAMRPCGLATGELLATDLVRRRLLPAGGTLVQPSGPGLGVEVDGVALRTATAMWNELQPAAQSGPA, from the coding sequence ATGAAGATCGTTGGGGCCGATGCGACGCCGTTCGCGATTCCGTTCCGGGCACCGCTGCTCGTGTCGGGCCGGAGCGTCGGTGCGTACACCGGCGTCCTCGTGCGTGTTCGCGACACCGATGGCCGGCGCGGCTGCGGCGAAGTTGCGTTGGCCGCGCAGATGCAGAGCGGCGCGATCTCGCGTGCCGCGGACACGGCGCGGGCGCGTCTTCGGCGAGCCGGCGAATCGACCCTAACGGCACTGGTGGCGGCGCTGGGCGAACCGGAAGGCGAGCCGTTACGAGCGGGGTTTGAGGCCGCGCTCTACGATCTGGCGGCCCGGATCGAAGGGAAGCCGCTGGCAGCATTGCTCGGTCCGGTCCGCCGGCATCGTGTGCCGGTCAACGCCTTGCTCGATCGTACGGACCCCGCCGAGGCGGCGGAGCGGGCGCGGGCCCTCGTGGCTCATGGGTACGGGTGTATTAAGCTGAAGTTGACGCCGGCGGAGCTCGACGGCGACACGGCACGTCTGGCGGCGATTCGCGCCGCCGTGGGTCGAACGGTGGCCCTGCGGCTCGACGCCAACGCCGGCTGGACGGTGCCGCAGGCCATTCGCACCTTGCCGCGTCTCGGTGCGCTCGGCGTCGAGTACGTCGAGCAGCCGGTGCCGGACATCGAAGGGCTGGCGGCGGTGCGCGCCGCGGTCGGCGTTGCGCTCGCGGCCGACGAGAGCGTGTCGGGAGTCGACGCGGTGGATCGGATCGGACGACTGGGTGCGGCAGAGATCGTCGTGATCAAACCGGGACGACTCGGTCTGGGGGCGAGTACGGCGATTGCCGCGGCGGCCCGACGCCACGGGCTTGAAGTGGTGGTTACCTCGGTCCTCGACACCAGCGTGGGAATAGCTACGGCATTGCACTTCGCCTGCACGTTGTCGGGGGCGATGCGGCCCTGCGGGTTGGCGACCGGCGAGTTGCTGGCGACCGATCTTGTGCGGCGGCGTCTCCTGCCGGCCGGCGGTACGCTCGTGCAACCGTCAGGGCCGGGCCTGGGAGTCGAGGTCGACGGCGTCGCACTGCGTACAGCGACAGCGATGTGGAACGAGCTCCAGCCGGCAGCCCAATCGGGGCCGGCGTGA
- a CDS encoding 1,4-dihydroxy-2-naphthoate polyprenyltransferase codes for MRKVDAWWLAIRPPTLTAALAPVAVGTALAWHDSAFAALPALAALAGALLIQIGTNLANDVADFERGADTATRLGPQRATQSGLLAADQVRRGSWMAFGGAALAGLYLVAHAGWPIAVLGVASILSGWAYTGGPWPLGYHGLGDVFVFLFFGVAAVAGTYYVQAGHLSAATLAASVPIGALATAILVVNNVRDRVTDAAAGKRTLAVRIGESAARGQYIVLLAITFAVPVGLVFAGAAGAWVLLPWATVPEAVALGRAMLHTTEPGTFNALLRRTARLQLGFGVLFALGLLP; via the coding sequence ATGCGGAAGGTCGACGCGTGGTGGCTGGCTATCCGGCCACCGACATTAACGGCAGCGCTGGCGCCCGTTGCCGTGGGAACGGCGCTGGCGTGGCACGACAGCGCGTTCGCCGCACTGCCGGCGCTGGCGGCGCTCGCCGGCGCGCTGCTGATTCAGATCGGCACCAACCTCGCCAACGACGTGGCCGACTTCGAGCGCGGCGCCGACACCGCCACGCGGCTCGGCCCGCAACGCGCGACGCAGAGCGGCCTGCTCGCGGCGGACCAGGTCCGCCGCGGCTCGTGGATGGCGTTCGGCGGTGCCGCACTCGCCGGTCTCTATCTGGTAGCCCACGCGGGCTGGCCGATCGCTGTCCTCGGGGTCGCGTCGATCCTCTCCGGCTGGGCGTACACCGGCGGCCCGTGGCCACTCGGGTACCACGGCCTCGGCGACGTCTTCGTATTCCTCTTCTTCGGCGTCGCGGCGGTGGCCGGCACGTACTACGTGCAGGCCGGACATCTTAGCGCCGCAACACTGGCGGCGTCGGTGCCCATTGGAGCGTTGGCGACCGCGATTCTCGTGGTCAACAACGTCCGCGACCGCGTTACCGACGCCGCCGCGGGTAAACGCACGCTCGCGGTGCGCATCGGCGAGAGCGCGGCGCGGGGACAGTACATCGTATTGCTGGCAATAACCTTCGCCGTACCCGTCGGGCTCGTCTTCGCCGGCGCGGCCGGGGCCTGGGTGTTGCTCCCGTGGGCGACGGTGCCTGAGGCCGTCGCGCTCGGGCGTGCCATGCTGCACACGACTGAACCCGGCACGTTCAACGCGTTGCTGCGCCGGACCGCGCGGTTGCAACTTGGCTTCGGGGTGCTGTTCGCCTTGGGATTGCTGCCATGA
- the menB gene encoding 1,4-dihydroxy-2-naphthoyl-CoA synthase has translation MIPDWKATRTYTDILYETADGMAKITINRPEVRNAFRPQTVMELTDAFAAAREDRNVGVVIFTGAGPEAFCSGGDQRVRGEAGYVGGDGVPRLNVLDLQRQIRTLPKPVVAMVAGYAIGGGHVLHLVCDLTIAADNAVFGQTGPRVGSFDGGYGATYMARVIGHKKAREVWYLCRRYTAQQALDMGLVNTVVPLDRLEAETVHWCREMLANSPMALRCLKAAFNADTDGLAGIQELAGNTTLLFYMSEEAQEGRDAFLEKRPPDFSKFPRLP, from the coding sequence ATGATTCCCGACTGGAAGGCGACGCGAACCTACACCGACATCCTTTACGAGACCGCGGACGGGATGGCGAAGATCACCATCAACCGGCCGGAGGTGCGCAACGCCTTCCGTCCGCAAACGGTCATGGAACTCACCGACGCCTTTGCGGCGGCGCGCGAGGATCGCAACGTCGGCGTCGTGATCTTCACCGGAGCCGGCCCCGAGGCGTTCTGTTCGGGCGGCGATCAGCGGGTGCGCGGCGAGGCGGGATACGTCGGCGGCGACGGAGTACCACGGCTCAACGTGCTCGATCTGCAGCGGCAGATTCGCACGCTGCCGAAGCCGGTGGTGGCGATGGTGGCCGGCTACGCGATCGGTGGCGGGCACGTGCTGCACCTCGTCTGCGATCTCACTATCGCCGCGGACAATGCCGTCTTCGGGCAGACGGGCCCCCGCGTGGGCAGTTTCGACGGCGGGTACGGTGCGACGTACATGGCGCGCGTGATCGGCCATAAGAAGGCGCGCGAGGTCTGGTACCTCTGCCGGCGCTACACGGCGCAGCAGGCGCTCGACATGGGACTTGTAAACACAGTGGTCCCGCTGGATCGGCTCGAGGCGGAGACGGTGCACTGGTGCCGCGAGATGCTGGCCAACAGCCCGATGGCACTGCGCTGCCTGAAGGCGGCGTTCAACGCCGACACCGACGGACTCGCCGGCATTCAGGAACTGGCGGGCAACACGACGCTGCTCTTCTACATGTCGGAGGAAGCTCAGGAGGGCCGCGACGCGTTTCTGGAGAAACGGCCGCCGGATTTCTCGAAGTTTCCGCGGCTGCCGTAA
- the menH gene encoding 2-succinyl-6-hydroxy-2,4-cyclohexadiene-1-carboxylate synthase, giving the protein MPRVIVGDVALHADVHGTGPPLLLLHGFTGSVASWRPLLPVLARRYTTIGVDLVGHGRSDAPSDPARYAFRACIDDLARLLDRLDVERCGCLGYSMGGRIALGLALTHPSRVATLTLESASPGLVDDTERAARRAADTMLAARIEGDGVAAFVDAWIAQPLFASQARLDPATRARQREERLRHSAHGLAHSLRGMGTGAQPSLWAALPALTPPVLLVAGAEDDKFRRIATEMQAHMPQAELAVIPEAGHTTHLEQPAAFLEAVMTFLNANLGPSLSERGRGEG; this is encoded by the coding sequence ATGCCGCGGGTCATCGTCGGCGACGTGGCCCTGCACGCCGACGTGCACGGTACGGGGCCGCCACTGCTCCTCCTGCACGGATTTACGGGCAGCGTCGCCAGTTGGCGCCCGCTGCTGCCGGTGCTGGCGCGGCGGTACACCACGATCGGCGTGGATCTCGTCGGTCACGGGCGTTCGGACGCACCCTCGGATCCGGCGCGCTACGCCTTCAGGGCATGCATCGACGATCTCGCTCGCTTGCTCGACCGCCTCGACGTAGAGCGCTGCGGCTGCCTCGGCTACTCGATGGGAGGTCGGATCGCTCTCGGACTGGCGCTGACACACCCATCGCGCGTTGCCACCCTGACCCTGGAAAGCGCGTCGCCCGGCCTGGTCGACGACACGGAACGCGCGGCGCGGCGGGCCGCCGATACGATGCTCGCGGCGCGCATCGAGGGCGACGGCGTGGCAGCATTCGTCGATGCGTGGATCGCGCAGCCGCTGTTTGCGTCGCAGGCACGGCTCGACCCGGCAACGCGAGCACGCCAACGCGAGGAACGCTTGCGGCACTCCGCGCACGGACTGGCACACAGCCTGCGCGGAATGGGTACGGGCGCGCAGCCGTCCCTGTGGGCGGCACTGCCGGCGCTGACTCCGCCGGTGCTGCTGGTCGCGGGCGCAGAGGACGACAAGTTCCGGCGCATCGCAACAGAGATGCAAGCGCACATGCCGCAAGCCGAGTTGGCGGTGATCCCCGAGGCCGGACACACGACGCATTTGGAACAGCCGGCGGCGTTCCTGGAGGCGGTGATGACTTTCTTGAACGCAAACCTCGGCCCGAGCCTCTCCGAAAGAGGCCGAGGCGAAGGCTAA
- the menD gene encoding 2-succinyl-5-enolpyruvyl-6-hydroxy-3-cyclohexene-1-carboxylic-acid synthase: protein MVFTQHHAVAAFVDALARAGVTHACVAPGARSTPLTLCLAAHPHVRVWSHVDERSAAFFALGFAKRTRRPVALVCTSGTAAANFFPAIVEAAYARVPLVVVTADRPPELRDCGAPQTIDQVKLYGTLVKWFVEVGDPASGEPYFRSIATRAAAVSAAVPPGPVHLNVPLREPLTPPAEVLAALRRPAEAKESGSGEAQHGRDGGNCCHGPFAAAQDRLPTHEAVAAAARLLHERRRGLVLCGPRDTLPGEAAAILRCAEVLGYPVLADPSANVGGGANDGRVDAYDVVLRDARTVEPLRPDVVLRIGALPTSKALTLLLRDRWDCPHVVLDPLGTWDDPLRARGARVHADVAPTCLRLAEAMHRGGDEPDPAWRRLWMGAGARARASLAARFGAMNDLFEGKAVSVLAECLPGDACLYVGNSMPVRDVEAFWPLAGAPRRVLTNRGVNGIDGFVSSVLGAAAAGPDVPVIGLTGDLGFYHDLNGLLAARRAGVRATLIVFNNDGGGIFSYLPQAECGADFEELFLTPHGLDFRGAVEMYGCRFVRIASWDQFRSEVTASLTAPQTTVIEVPIDRIRSVALHRELFHEAGAAAREGMN, encoded by the coding sequence ATGGTCTTCACCCAACACCACGCTGTTGCCGCCTTTGTCGATGCGCTTGCGCGCGCCGGGGTGACGCACGCATGCGTGGCGCCCGGAGCACGGTCAACGCCATTGACGCTGTGTCTGGCAGCGCATCCTCACGTGCGGGTGTGGTCGCACGTGGACGAACGCAGCGCCGCCTTCTTTGCCCTGGGCTTCGCCAAACGTACGCGCCGTCCGGTGGCGCTGGTGTGTACCTCCGGCACCGCCGCGGCCAACTTCTTTCCCGCGATCGTCGAGGCGGCATACGCGCGCGTGCCGCTGGTCGTCGTTACCGCCGACCGGCCACCCGAACTGCGTGACTGCGGCGCCCCGCAAACGATCGATCAGGTCAAGCTTTACGGTACCCTCGTCAAATGGTTCGTCGAAGTCGGCGATCCCGCCTCCGGCGAACCGTACTTCCGGTCGATCGCCACCCGCGCCGCCGCCGTCAGCGCGGCGGTGCCCCCCGGTCCGGTTCACCTCAACGTACCGTTACGAGAGCCGCTGACCCCGCCGGCGGAAGTCCTCGCGGCACTGCGGCGACCTGCGGAGGCGAAGGAAAGCGGCAGCGGGGAAGCGCAACACGGACGGGACGGAGGTAACTGCTGCCACGGACCCTTCGCCGCGGCTCAGGACCGGCTTCCCACCCACGAGGCGGTCGCGGCGGCTGCGCGGCTGCTGCACGAGCGGCGGCGCGGACTCGTCCTTTGCGGGCCGCGCGACACGCTGCCGGGAGAGGCCGCCGCCATCCTGCGCTGCGCCGAAGTTCTCGGCTACCCGGTGCTCGCCGATCCGAGCGCGAACGTTGGCGGCGGCGCGAACGACGGGCGGGTTGATGCCTACGACGTCGTGCTTCGCGATGCGCGTACCGTTGAGCCGCTGCGGCCCGACGTGGTGCTCCGCATCGGCGCGCTGCCGACGTCGAAGGCGCTCACCCTGCTGTTGCGCGATCGCTGGGACTGTCCCCACGTCGTGCTCGATCCGCTGGGTACGTGGGACGACCCGCTCCGCGCGCGCGGGGCGCGGGTTCACGCCGACGTCGCCCCGACGTGTCTGAGGCTGGCCGAGGCGATGCACCGCGGCGGCGACGAACCGGACCCGGCCTGGCGGCGCCTGTGGATGGGCGCGGGCGCCCGTGCGCGCGCGTCTCTCGCCGCCCGTTTCGGCGCAATGAACGATCTGTTCGAGGGCAAGGCGGTTAGCGTTCTTGCCGAGTGCCTGCCCGGGGACGCTTGTCTCTACGTTGGCAACAGCATGCCGGTGCGCGACGTCGAGGCGTTCTGGCCGCTGGCCGGCGCGCCGCGGCGGGTGCTGACAAACCGCGGCGTCAACGGGATCGACGGTTTCGTGTCGAGCGTGCTCGGCGCCGCGGCGGCGGGGCCGGATGTTCCCGTGATCGGTCTTACCGGTGACCTCGGCTTCTACCACGATCTGAACGGCCTGCTCGCAGCCAGGCGTGCCGGCGTGCGGGCTACCCTGATCGTGTTCAACAACGACGGCGGCGGCATCTTCTCGTACCTGCCGCAGGCCGAGTGCGGGGCCGATTTCGAGGAGCTGTTCCTGACGCCGCACGGCCTCGACTTCCGCGGCGCGGTAGAGATGTACGGCTGCCGCTTCGTACGCATCGCATCGTGGGACCAGTTTCGGAGCGAGGTGACGGCGAGTCTGACGGCGCCGCAAACGACTGTCATCGAGGTCCCGATCGATCGTATCCGCAGCGTCGCCCTGCACCGCGAACTGTTTCACGAGGCGGGCGCGGCCGCGCGAGAGGGAATGAACTGA
- a CDS encoding isochorismate synthase yields MTIPTRALEEVLDSLHGAATRAGERAARRGRPVLAVASAHTTAPEDLLSLTSRWRQGATTFFWERPAEAAAVLGLGAAIELQAAGKDRFARLREDVKRLTDAAVMVGETPPETPLLVGGFGFASQPSPGGVWSPFPPALFSIPEVLVARRAGHCIVRLGLAVESDTDVAGRIAGIRRDLARLIAAGEPPPPEPSPPAAYTLAPWPPVDEWVRRARAVVDDIRAGHFEKAVLARTCAVDADRDFDAAIVVRRVRRSYPTCTTFWLDREGSHFAGASPEMLVTLRNRQVETSAVAGSAPRGHSPESDRIERRGLRDSAKDRREHSLVVDGISGALRPLCEAVTAMPEAEVMTLENVHHLRTPVTARARAGVHLLDLVEALHPTPAVAGHPRAAALAALQRLEPFDRGWYAAPVGWIGADGGGQIAVAIRCALMHGRQALLYAGAGLVHGSEPEAELAETQTKLEPLLHALTESDWGPGGVRA; encoded by the coding sequence ATGACCATACCGACCCGAGCCCTGGAGGAGGTATTGGATTCGTTGCACGGGGCGGCCACCCGCGCGGGGGAGCGTGCCGCCCGGCGCGGCCGGCCCGTGCTGGCGGTTGCGAGTGCGCACACGACCGCTCCGGAGGACCTGTTGTCGCTGACCTCGCGGTGGCGCCAGGGGGCGACGACGTTCTTCTGGGAACGGCCGGCGGAAGCGGCGGCTGTCCTTGGCCTGGGCGCGGCGATCGAACTGCAGGCGGCAGGGAAAGACCGCTTTGCCCGCCTGCGCGAGGACGTGAAGCGGTTGACGGATGCCGCAGTGATGGTCGGCGAGACGCCGCCCGAAACGCCGCTACTGGTCGGCGGCTTCGGGTTTGCGTCGCAGCCGTCGCCGGGCGGCGTCTGGAGTCCATTCCCGCCGGCACTGTTCTCGATCCCGGAGGTGCTGGTCGCCCGCCGCGCCGGGCATTGTATCGTCAGGCTGGGGCTGGCCGTGGAGTCCGACACCGACGTCGCCGGTCGGATCGCCGGCATCCGGCGGGACCTCGCACGTCTCATCGCCGCCGGCGAACCGCCGCCGCCCGAGCCGTCGCCGCCAGCAGCGTACACACTGGCGCCGTGGCCTCCGGTGGACGAGTGGGTGCGGAGGGCGCGCGCGGTCGTCGACGACATTCGTGCGGGCCACTTCGAAAAGGCGGTCCTCGCCCGCACGTGCGCCGTGGACGCCGATCGCGACTTCGACGCGGCGATCGTTGTCCGTCGGGTACGCCGGTCGTACCCGACGTGCACGACGTTCTGGCTGGACCGTGAAGGGAGCCACTTCGCCGGCGCCAGTCCGGAGATGCTGGTAACGCTGCGCAACCGGCAGGTGGAGACCAGCGCCGTCGCCGGCTCGGCCCCGCGCGGACACTCGCCGGAAAGCGATCGTATCGAGCGGCGCGGTCTCCGCGACAGCGCCAAGGACCGCCGCGAGCACAGCCTCGTCGTCGACGGTATTTCCGGCGCGTTACGGCCGCTGTGCGAGGCGGTGACCGCGATGCCAGAGGCCGAGGTGATGACCCTCGAAAACGTGCACCACCTGCGCACTCCCGTCACCGCCCGAGCGCGTGCCGGCGTACACCTGCTCGATCTCGTCGAGGCCCTGCACCCGACCCCCGCCGTCGCCGGCCATCCGCGCGCCGCGGCCCTTGCGGCGCTGCAACGCCTCGAGCCCTTCGATCGCGGCTGGTACGCGGCGCCCGTCGGCTGGATCGGCGCCGACGGCGGCGGCCAGATCGCCGTGGCGATTCGCTGCGCTCTGATGCACGGGAGACAAGCCCTGCTCTACGCCGGCGCCGGACTGGTGCACGGCTCGGAACCCGAAGCCGAACTGGCAGAGACACAGACGAAGTTGGAACCGCTCCTGCACGCGCTGACGGAGAGTGATTGGGGGCCTGGGGGCGTGAGGGCGTGA
- a CDS encoding ubiquinone/menaquinone biosynthesis methyltransferase, whose protein sequence is MAMTSRLPAPPDKAAAVQAMFDRIAPRYDLLNRLLTFRLDRRWRRLALRLIAVGPADVVVDIGCGTGDMCALAAAAGARVIGVDFSGRMLAGARARGVPAAFVRADGTAVPLRAGSASVVTSAFVMRNVVSIPHLLDEAARLLASGGRLALLEVDAPRSSLLRLGHAFYFHRVVPAIGGLISDRDAYRYLPDSTAYLPDERALHAMLAAAGFGAIVKRRLGGGAAQLLLARR, encoded by the coding sequence ATGGCGATGACCTCTCGTCTGCCGGCGCCTCCCGATAAGGCAGCCGCGGTACAGGCGATGTTCGACCGCATCGCTCCGCGCTACGACCTGCTCAACCGATTGCTCACCTTTCGTCTCGATCGGCGCTGGCGGCGACTGGCGCTGCGGCTGATCGCCGTCGGCCCGGCAGATGTGGTCGTCGACATCGGCTGCGGTACCGGGGACATGTGCGCCCTCGCGGCCGCCGCCGGGGCCCGCGTCATTGGCGTCGACTTCTCGGGCCGTATGCTCGCCGGCGCCCGTGCCCGCGGCGTACCTGCCGCCTTCGTGCGGGCCGACGGCACCGCCGTGCCGCTGCGGGCCGGCAGCGCCAGCGTCGTGACCTCCGCCTTCGTCATGCGCAACGTCGTCAGCATCCCCCACCTGCTCGACGAAGCGGCGCGCCTGCTGGCTTCCGGCGGGCGTCTCGCCCTGCTCGAGGTCGACGCGCCGCGCTCGTCATTGCTACGCCTCGGCCACGCCTTCTATTTCCACCGCGTGGTGCCTGCGATCGGGGGCTTGATCTCGGATCGCGACGCTTACCGATACCTCCCGGACTCGACCGCCTACCTGCCCGACGAACGAGCTTTGCACGCCATGCTCGCCGCCGCCGGCTTCGGCGCGATCGTGAAGCGCCGCCTCGGCGGCGGCGCCGCCCAACTGCTTTTGGCCCGAAGATGA
- a CDS encoding MerR family transcriptional regulator — MDYRIEALAAAAGVSVDTVRFYQARGLLPRPRRVGRTAVYGRGHLDRLQRIRKLQGQGFNLAAIRQMLAAAPRSKRASLLAAVAEQRGAPAFTRAQLAAESGVPEPLLASLEAAGLLGGSAPGADARRYTAADAQLLRTGLSLLEHGLPLPDLLALAAQHDRNTRSVVDAAVDLFDRFVRRIDGDPAASGQVAETFRQMLPAVTGLVALHFQRTLLARAMQRLRERGDQEAYSVAEKVLRSGRLDLDISWR, encoded by the coding sequence ATGGATTATCGGATCGAGGCACTGGCGGCGGCCGCGGGCGTATCGGTCGACACGGTTCGCTTTTACCAGGCCAGGGGTTTGCTGCCGCGGCCGCGCCGGGTGGGACGCACTGCCGTTTACGGACGCGGTCATCTCGACCGCCTGCAGCGCATCCGCAAGCTACAGGGCCAGGGGTTCAACCTCGCCGCCATCCGGCAGATGCTGGCGGCCGCACCGCGCTCGAAACGCGCGTCTCTGCTGGCCGCGGTGGCCGAACAGCGCGGCGCGCCCGCGTTTACCCGTGCGCAACTCGCTGCGGAGTCCGGCGTACCCGAGCCCCTCCTCGCCTCGCTCGAAGCCGCCGGTCTGCTTGGCGGTAGTGCGCCCGGAGCCGACGCCCGGCGCTATACCGCGGCGGACGCCCAGCTTCTGCGCACCGGGCTGTCGCTGCTCGAACACGGCCTGCCGTTGCCCGACCTGCTCGCGCTGGCCGCGCAACACGACCGTAACACCCGCTCGGTCGTAGATGCCGCGGTAGACCTCTTCGATCGCTTCGTCCGCCGCATCGACGGTGACCCGGCGGCCTCCGGGCAGGTCGCCGAGACCTTTCGGCAGATGCTTCCGGCGGTCACCGGTCTCGTCGCTCTTCATTTCCAACGCACCTTGCTCGCGCGCGCCATGCAGCGCTTGCGTGAGCGCGGCGACCAGGAGGCGTATTCGGTCGCCGAAAAAGTGCTGCGGTCGGGTCGCCTGGACCTCGACATCTCATGGCGATGA